One candidate division KSB1 bacterium genomic region harbors:
- a CDS encoding ATP-binding protein: MDYFVDRDDELLAFKAALTTLCDSKEKPPILLFHGKSGMGKTWLLKECQRIADQHPKKPFTMYLDCNQTNMSLEVLFNDIHTQLEKSFKKYFDDYIKFLETVADIEKKIDEEATVNPENAQKVASAISAVASKAIAAAVPGVAAVVGEQPIKGVTDVVTGLAAEGITALRQKFADKKLDRKKYRLFLKDLQAEQAKKLAEILNQIADKENRPIVLLVDKFEKLATAPNTRSDRPFYEYWRDCFVQSLGKNILL, from the coding sequence ATGGATTACTTTGTGGATCGTGACGACGAACTATTGGCCTTCAAAGCGGCGCTGACCACATTATGCGATAGCAAGGAAAAGCCGCCCATCCTGCTGTTTCACGGCAAAAGCGGTATGGGCAAGACCTGGCTGTTGAAAGAGTGCCAGCGCATTGCCGATCAACACCCCAAAAAACCGTTCACCATGTACCTGGACTGCAACCAGACCAACATGTCGCTGGAAGTATTGTTCAACGACATCCACACCCAACTGGAAAAGTCTTTCAAAAAATATTTCGATGACTACATTAAATTTCTGGAGACGGTGGCGGACATCGAAAAGAAGATCGATGAGGAGGCCACGGTCAATCCCGAGAATGCTCAGAAGGTGGCCAGCGCCATCTCGGCCGTGGCGTCGAAAGCCATTGCAGCGGCCGTGCCTGGCGTGGCGGCAGTGGTGGGGGAACAGCCCATCAAAGGCGTCACCGATGTGGTGACGGGATTAGCCGCCGAGGGGATCACCGCCCTGCGCCAGAAGTTTGCCGATAAAAAATTGGATCGAAAGAAATATCGGCTGTTTCTCAAAGACTTGCAGGCCGAGCAGGCGAAAAAGCTGGCCGAGATCCTCAATCAAATCGCCGATAAGGAGAACCGCCCCATCGTGCTGCTGGTCGATAAATTCGAAAAATTGGCTACAGCGCCCAATACCCGCTCCGACAGGCCGTTTTACGAGTACTGGCGGGACTGTTTCGTCCAGTCGCTGGGTAAAAACATCTTATTA